One genomic segment of Plectropomus leopardus isolate mb unplaced genomic scaffold, YSFRI_Pleo_2.0 unplaced_scaffold18650, whole genome shotgun sequence includes these proteins:
- the LOC121965115 gene encoding solute carrier family 52, riboflavin transporter, member 2-like, whose product WNLPAYLSVLIAFGNIGPIAVTVTHHCAPGRLNERLVIHSIQLLAVVASGLLAVFWSNTVIIAGEQRSLPFLLFTFVLSFVCCTSNVTFLPFMFSYPPQYIRTFFIGQGFSALFPCIVSLGQGVSKLECKTVNGTVQPEYLKENFPAQNFFWFLCVMLTISALSFLALMRRQKGSQEDDAPQEADSAAAAKNEEETHPLQNGGTPVSEDQVQVEELPQTFWTKRNIYLLALLAVSNALTNGVLPSVQSFSCLPYGTMTFHLSVVLGNIANPLACFLAMFVVLRASSGLGFLSLAGGVFAAYLMALAALSPCPPLLGNPTGTALV is encoded by the exons GGTGGAACCTGCCGGCCTATCTCTCAGTGCTGATAGCGTTTGGAAACATCGGTCCAATAGCAGTGACCGTCACGCACCACTGTGCTCCGGGGCGTTTAAACGAGCGCCTCGTTATCCACAGCATCCAGCTGCTGGCGGTGGTAGCGTCCGGTCTTCTCGCCGTCTTCTGGTCAAACACCGTCATAATAGCTGGAGAACAAAGGTCCCTGCCGTTCCTGCTTTTCACATTTgtattgtcttttgtttgttgtacGTCAAACGTCACCTTCCTGCCTTTTATGTTCAGTTACCCCCCGCAGTACATTCGCACGTTCTTCATCGGTCAGGGCTTCAGCGCCTTGTTTCCTTGTATCGTGTCTTTAGGTCAAGGCGTCAGCAAGCTGGAGTGTAAAACTGTAAACGGCACAGTGCAGCCGGAGTACTTAAAAGAGAACTTTCCTGCACAGAACTTTTTCTGGTTCTTGTGCGTCATGCTCACAATCTCAGCTCTGAGTTTTCTGGCTTTAATGCGAAGACAGAAAGGGTCGCAGGAAGACGATGCGCCACAGGAGGCTGACAGCGCAGCAGCGGCCAAAAACGAAGAGGAAACACACCCGCTGCAGAACGGAGGGACACCTGTGTCTGAGGACCAGGTGCAGGTGGAGGAGCTGCCACAGACATTTTGGACAAAGAGGAACATTTACCTGCTGGCGCTGCTCGCCGTCTCCAATGCCCTCACCAACGGGGTCCTGCCGTCTGTGCAGAGTTTCTCCTGTTTGCCCTACGGCACCATGACCTTTCACCTCTCTGTGGTCCTTGGCAACATAGCAAACCCCCTGGCCTGCTTTCTAGCCATGTTTGTTGTCCTGAG GGCCTCGTCTGGTCTGGGCTTCTTGTCTTTAGCAGGGGGAGTGTTTGCTGCATATCTCATGGCGTTAGCGGCACTCAGCCCCTGTCCTCCACTACTGGGAAACCCCACTGGCACTGCTT